The Solanum pennellii chromosome 7, SPENNV200 DNA segment attttttcaCATCAAAAAGTCTAAAGAAAACAGATGCCATTTCACTATCAATATTGCACAAATAGATGAACTACTTTCACTGCCATAAGATTGTTGCAGTTTCCCTCAAGTCACAGGCAATGAGCTGCATTTCGCGGGTTCTTGTTCAAGCTCTATCATCCACAGATGGAAACTCAAAAGAGTGGTGGTGTCTGAGATTCATGTGTACTAgttttcatcatcatcatcatcatataacgTGGTCAATGAAGATTAGTGTCTAAGATTTATGTGTCGGAGGCATTCTCAAAACTTGAATTTGATCTCATACTATACTCAGCCACGAGCTTGGCAAACAACGAGGATTCGTTCTCTAATAACTTGCCTGGAGTGTCATATTCAGCAATCAGCCCTGTAGTATAGCAaacaaaagaaagtaaataCCAAGAATTTCCACCTCCGTTTGTTCAAAAAATGCAAATGTTGATTCATACCGTGTTCTAATAGTAGGACCATGTCACTATCAAGAACAGATGTTATCCTATGAGCGATGGTTATAACAGTGGAATCAGTGAAGTGCAGCCTCAGAGTTTGCTGAATTAGATTGTCAGTTGCAGTGTCGACAGATGCTGTAGCCTCGTCTAGGACAAGGACCTTGCTTTTTTTGAGTAGCACGCGGCCAAGACAGACCAGCTGCCTTTGGCCTACGCTCCAGTTCTCTCCATTCTCAGATACTGCAGCAATCCAAAGAATATAAGCATTATAAGTGTCACAGCTTTAAAAGTGGAAATCATCGGAACATGATGTGGTTCTAACCTGTAGAATATAGCTTGCCTTCCTTCTTCCTAACTTCGTCTCCTAGTTGACATTTGTCCAGCGCCTGaaacataaaattgaataaagttTCTCAATACATAAAAGTTTCATTTTCCAATGTGAAACGAAAATTCTAGAAATAGGCAAACTAAGCTGTTACCTCCCAAATTTGATCATCTGAATGCTCTTCAAGCGGGTCTAGGTTGCTACGTACAGTTCCCTCAAACATAGTCGGATCCTGTGGAATTATACTCAATCTAGACCGCAGATCATGCAGACCAATTGAGGAGATGTTGGTACCATCTATCTTTATTTGTCCAGCAACAGGATCAACTATGCGGAAAAGGGTCTGTATTAAAGTCGATTTACCACTGCCTGTTCTACCAACAATTCCAGTCTTCTTCCCACCAAAGAAAGTGCATGTAAGTCCTCGTAACACGAGAGGCATGTGTGGAGCATATCGGACCTATAAAAGTTTTCAGATTTATCAACACATACAATGAATCAACAATAATGCACTCTACCTGCATAATACCAGAGAACAACTCAATTTACCTGAAGATTGTTGAACTCAACCTCTCCACGAGATGGCCAATTAGGATCTGGTCTATTAGACTCAATGATAAGTGGAGGTTCACTTGGAAGACCAGCATACTGAAGTATTCTTTCGAcggaaataattttattttccatCATACAAAGATTCCATACAACCCAAGCTTGCAGTACGTTTAGATTAAGTCCATATGTAACAGCTAAGCCAGCAACACCTGTAAGGGCAGGAACAAGGAGAAAACATAGGTGAGATTGTACTCTTTAGAACTATTTAACAAATTTGATGGAATGAAAACCTGATGAAGATAGAGCACTTACTTGGATCGATTGTTCCAACAGGAAGAGAGATCAAGAAAATCAACGCGAAAGCAAAAGTAATCAGAGATAACATATCCAAACGCATGCAAAGCCACTCCATCGCAGCAGCTGTGTGAAACTTAGGCCGAGAATAATTGTCTATTAATCTCATACTTGCATCCTGGAATCTAGATTCTTGATCGAAACTTCGAATTGTGCTTGATCCTGAAATTGTTTCAGCAAAGTGCTGTATTACTGGAGCTTTGCATGTCCCATTTAGACGTGCCAGTTCTCGTGCTGCAGGGATGTAATATTGCTGCAATTAAACAAAACACAccacttaattatataattcatGATCACATACGCAGCTTAAGTAATAAATTCAGAGAATAGAAAAAAGCAAAGTAGCAACCTCCAACCAAATGCAAATTGCAATGACCGGGATAAAGACTATGAAGACCTGCCATGCGACTTGTGACATTACTGCAATGATTCCTATAAGCTGTATTATTGTGAAGGCAAAGGATCCAACTTGAAAGGGAACATTTAGATCGATTGCACTTTGATCTGTCGATGCCTGTTGTCATCCAAAGCACATTTGAGCACATTCCGAAGTTGCTAGTTAATTTTCGATAATATTCATTAGTCATGTAAAGAAACAAGTGGTAAGTAAAGAAATGTAATCATTCACTTACTCTATTTAGAATCCGCCCACTTGGTGTGGCATCGAAGAATGACATTGGAGCACGGaaaatgcaatgatgcattttatGGAAAAGCAATGAGGCAGTCTTATATCCAGCGGTAACAAGAAGCATGGATCTAGCGAAGATGCACAAAGCACTTGCAATTCCTAATGCAACATACACAATGATAAGATTAGAAGAGCCAACAGGAGACGGATCATTCTTCGAAACAGGGGTTGCCCAAGCCATCCAATAATTGCTTCCAatttgaagaagttgaaaaccAGTTTGTGCCAAAAGTACAATTGGGACAAGGGCACCTCCGTATGCCGTAGTTATATATTTCCAGTAAACTGAAAATCCAACACTACCCTTCTCTCTTTCTTCCTCCTGAACAATTTGTCCCTTTTGTCCAACAATATCATCAACTTTACCATTTTGACCGTCTGAAGTCTGTTTATCCTGCACAGTGGTGTTATCGCCAGTCATTCCACTACTTTCCTCGCTCTTTTTCAGTGCTTCTCCCTTAACCGTGTCAATTGCAGTTAAAGCTTCTTGGTGAGCACCGACAAGCTCCATGAAGTCACTACCTATTTTAAGAAGATCATTGTATTTCCCAGCTTGACTGATGTTTCCATCCTTCATGACCTTAGGAGAAAAACATATCAAATGAGTCAAACTCGATGTACAAGAAACAAACACTAATTACTCGAGGAACTAAAAGGAAAGAATACCAAGATCAAATCCGCAGCAGGCAAAAACTCCACTTGATGGGTAACATATAGAACTGTTTTCGAATTCAATAGCCCCATTATACATTCCTGCGATTAAAAGATGGGTCAATCAAGGGCTACGTAAAAGTATAAAGTGTGAAACTAAAGCATATGAAATGACTTACAGTGAAGAGATGGGTTCCGGTATGAGCATCCACAGCACTGAATGGATCATCAAATAGGTAAACATCAGCGTCTTGATAGAGAGCACGTGCAATCTGTATTCTCTGTTTCTGTCCACCGCTCAAATTTATGCCTCTCTCACCTATGACTGTTTGATCACCAAAAGAGAGAATTTCCAGGTCTTTCTTTAAGGAGCACGCTTCAAGAACTTCATCATACTTATCCCTCTGCATCTCTTTACCAAATATTATGTTCTCTTCTATCTTTCCACTCTGTATCCAGGGCGTCTGTGCAACATAAGCTTTCGTTCCACCGAGTTTAATAGTCCCTGATAATTTGGGCATCTCCCCTAAAATGCTAGAGAGTAAGCTTGATTTTCCAGAACCAACAGTACCACAAATGGCAACTCTCATGCCATTAAGCACTCTAAGATTTACATCCTTTAGAAGTGGAGTGGTGGAAGATGCATCCCAAGCGAAGTTCCCATCAACAATCTCAACTGCTACATCAGAACTTCCTTTTGGAAGCTTCTCTATGACATCAGGCTGCAAGTCCTCAAGAGAAAGGAAAGATGCAATACGATCGAGAGAAACTTTGGTTTGAGCAATCATTGAAATTGTATCTGGGAGATTGTAGATGGGCTCCTGGAGAATTCTAAATGTCGCAAGTGCAGACAATATCTTCCCGGATTCAAGTGGGATTCCCATAAGCATTGCAGCACCGAAGGCCGCTACAGAAACAAATGTAGGAGAAACCCAAAACACAAAAGTAGTCGTAGCTGATGTGTACACATATTTCTTCAACCATCCTGCCTCGATACTTCTGAGGTCCAAGATCCTAGACAGAAACTTCATCTCCCAAGCTTGAAGCTTGAGTATTCTCATATTTCTTAAGACTTCAGATGTAGCCTTCATCCTTTTATCTTTCGACTCCATGAGTTTCTCCTGAAACTTCTCCTGCAAACTCCCTAAAGGAATATTTAACAGCATCACTAGTACTGTAGCCACAAATGCTGCAATTGAAGCAAGGCCAAGATTTTTATAGAGTATTAGCAACGCCAGACCAACTTGTATGATCACCATCCAAGGATCATGCATATACCAACCGAAATCACCAATCCTCTCTGCATCAACTGTCATAAAATTGATGATCTCTCCACTAGTATGGCTTTGCTTTGACTGACAAGAAAGCGTTAAACCCTTGTTGTAGATTTTGGCAACCAACGCTGCCCGTGCCCTATACCCTCCCTGCTGCACCTTGAAAAACCAATGCCTTTGTGCCAAAGACTCTACCAACTTTGCAACAAAGAATGTTGCAACTAAAATATAACCTTCATTATCAAAATCTCGTTTTCCATTCAGATACTGAACTAAAGTATCGATGAGGTATGGGCCAACGTAAGAAGCCGAGGTATATAGAAGCACAAAGAATGCTGATAACACTATTTCCTTCCACGCAGTGTAAATCAAAGCCTTCACTAGCATCAACGTCGTCACACGGTTACTACTACCTCCTCCACCACCTACGGATTCTAGTTTTTCTCTAAAAATAGGAAAAGTCCCTCTAACACTATCATCACTATGAAGCTGAGGAACATCCTCAAGGTCTAATGTCTTCTTGTAGCCAACAGATATAAGGGGTCTCATCCAAGAGAAAGTAAACAGACTAAAAATGTTAGCATTGGCATAAGGGGTCACAGTTTGATCCCCACTAGACTTCTTTGATTCTATACCATTCACAACACTACCATTCAAAAGGGGTTCCTCAAGAATGCTCCCTTCACTCCCTTTTCTAACAACAAGCCCCACAACACAAAAGAACAACCCCATAACAGTGAAAACAACATCAGGTACCcaaaattgaatctttttaCCATAAACAAGGTCTATAACAAAGCAACAAcaagaaacaaagaagaaaatccCCCACCATACTCTTAAAACAAAAGGGTACTTATTTTCACCTGAATCAACCAACTTGGTGTTCAAGAAAACAGAAATTAACAACCAAGCTAGAAACTTTGAtgcaaaatcaagaaaagttaCAATCTTTTCCTCTGACCAACCACTTGTATACCAATAAAAATGAGTtaacaaacataagaaaaaactaaatatgACAAGACCTATAGAACAAAACAATGTTTGTTTATAATACATAAACCTAACATTCCTTATACTCTGTTTGTTGTCAGCATTGTTACCATTATCatccttcttcatttttttccaaaCCCATAAACCAAGAATCACAAACAACAACCCCACATGAATAGAACTACTAAATAAACGTAAAAAAATTGGGTTTAATAAAGATTCATCAACACCCACATACCTCAAAGATTGAAAATTAGACATGCCCTTCAACATATTTGCAATTTCCATGATGTTTTTTACGATGTTTTAGAGGTTAAAGGTCAAGTTTTTAAGAGACACGTCTGGTTATGGGGTTATAGTTTATgagtacatatatatatgtatatatatatatcatatatatatggAAGGATATACGTGGTGGCCAAGACTCTGTTGATGGAGAGAGGAAGTGGGAAAAAGCAAATATAAGtcctcttttttgttttatatgataaatttttcGTAAGTTTATTGACTCGATTAATTTGGATTGGTATTCGATGTAGCATATATCGTAtgagtattaattttataagttGAGTCTGAGTATGTTAGGATGTATATAGATAGGAATCTTTTGAGGAAAAGGTTATCGACTCGATCAATGTAGATTTATATTTTGTGTTGATGTGATTATTAAAACTCGAATTTGAGAGTTGCAACGAATGTAGCACATATTGTGtgaatatttttaacttttgtacagacaatataaacaataatataCTTATTTGATTTCATAAATTGAATTCGACAAGGTTAGAATGTATATGAATCGTATTCTTTATCTTTACGAAAAAGAGATTATTTTCAAGACTTTGAATCAAATTTGAATAAAGATGAAAACTTTTGTATATTACTATAtgttaatttgatattattggaactaattaataatacttattaataaaattctaaatatatatatatttaaaatgcccgattaagaataaaaattatataaatatccaTCTATATCCCTTCATcatattttttccatatttgtGAAGGGGTTTATGTTAAAATATTCTTACTTGTTTAGAAACAAGATGCAGGTCATaccaatttataatttttatgaaattatttcaaataataataatttattttatttttcatcaaatatttaaaaactttaacttaaaatctttaattaaatGTGAATCGCTCTGATAACTGATAAATCCAGTTCAAACAATGATAACTATGCCCCTTTGTTCTTATcaatgattcaatttttttcttaatttctgtttttttaaaaaattcctttttatttggttggggaaaaaatattttttgcaacaaataaattaaaatagcatcttttttttaaaaaaaaataattgaaaacaaaCTTCCACCTAAATGGAAGTGCTCATtggaattattatttattaataatgtaaTTTTGGGGAGTTGCACGTACGCCAATATTGAAGCAGTAAAGCATATAGTATTTTATGTGGATacactttttttatttggtcaaaagggataattattttaaaataaaatatagatttattttattctatattaattaaatttgaaatacattttacgttaaaatattaaagttatatataaaatctatttttatctatttcatTTCGATTATCGATACATTCTCATATTGCTATCCTAACGGGACCATAactaaatttcttcttcttctttttaaaagataatctcgtgctcctttccttttttactttttgtttttgcttttacatttttaaagattaattaatgttttttatcGAAACGGGGATGGAATCTGATACacgataataaaaataacttatagtggcattaaatattgacactaataaagagtgctaaaattTTTGctggcattagttaagtgtcattagaaccaatgtcgctaaaggctttaggaacatatacaaagagtaacaattgccgctaaaaatatatatttagcggCAACTAAGAACTAAATATCGCTAATGgtcatttttattatagtaataGAGAGTTTATCtgaatttttttagatgaaaacaatttttatatatagaattgatatcaaattttgtcgactttattataaaaaagaattatttatatttcaaatattatgaTAATTCTAGCTCCGATACGAGTTGATTACTTTCAAGAAGGACCAGCAATATAGTAGTGTAGGCTTGTAGCCACAACTTTTCTGCTCttgtttctttttatcttaGAGTTAATGGAAGATGAGGTTTCTACTTACTTTTTTTTCCGCTCTTTAAATTATACGTTGAGATAAAACGTTATTTAAAAAAACTGCATTCGAAAGGACTCAAcccataaatttaaaaagtttataaaaatagtatattaactagtatgatttattattaagttcttaaaaaaaaaaaagttttgtgatatttataaaatatatgaattttcaaataattttatgggTAATAAGTTACAACTTATAATCctatttgtttttataattaaaagatgtttgaatttgaatatacataataactaaattttgaaatagagAGCACATGAATCATTAATCTATCAcgatttaataatttaaaaattttgtacaCAACATCTATATAATTTaaacatattattaattaaattaagatcaTATAGCTTGGgactcaaaaataataaaataaagtttagaaAATTTCCAGGTGCAATGTAATTCCACAAATGAATTAATCAAGGAGGAATCTGCCCAATggaacatttttaattttatttttaatttttcattcaaatcagaaaattttacgctttaataaaaatgactttttattaatgtgaacttaaactcaaattcaaattaaaaacatCTAATTAAGAATGTATAAACACTTATCTCATTACCATAattcttattaatttaaatttaatttattaataaattttaaactcaaaCTAATATTATTTCTCTCGACGATCAAGTAAATCATGAAAAAACAAGCCCACGATGGTTGACTTAGATTAGATTTAAGTATGaaaaatctatatttaatatctatttttagttatcaaatactattatttaaatcaaattttaaaatatcaaactccTGAGTATGTCATAGAATATTcaacaaatgaaaatgaaataattggcTTAGTGCAAATATGACGATGCACCCAACAAATAAAAGTCTATACGTATTTGACTTGTGTGTACCTTGGTGGAAATTTACCAACCATGCATGTtaccttctttttcttttttgtactGTTTCACCGtcataaaaaagaatttgaaaaatattttaattttaattgaaattattattaagATATCAAATTTTACGAAAAACATTTTACCCTTTGCACGGCTGCACtatataataatgtattttaaaggtatatatgtgttcAAGTGaatatattactatttataattgtagacatatatatatacttttaaattacattattgTATAATATATGGGGTAAAAGATCCTTTTAAAAACTTAATATCGTTACAATAATTTCGAtcaaaatttagatatatttcaaatcatttttaaaaaaaataaacattttgtTTATTAAGAATCTTTGGGTTCTCAAGATTAGATTCAAGACTTATGTGTGATTATTTGCTACAAAATGTTTGACGTATGCAAATAAAAGCGGAGCTAAactctaattttaaatttaataaaacttcACAATTTTCCGAAAGATTCTAAATTTGTGGTAAAATATAGCTTAATATACCtaagtaatttatttaaaacttaataAACTACATTTTTTAATATTCGACTAGAAGACATAATCAAAAATTCTAAATCCAATATTTTGTACAAAtagtacaaaaaaaataaatcattaataATAACTACATGCCTAAGTCTCACTTAATCGGGATCGATTATATAGattatcaatttattatttaagctcatatcatatcattattctaataaataaataaataaaaagtaccccatttttatttttaataaatttatttttaataaaatataataagagtaatataaagtaaacaaACATCTTGTTAATGGGAGTGGAAAAGTCAGCAATTGGATGTGAGTGTCGACCaagaaatgaattaaatcttattttattatttatctaaacataaaatcatgacCAAGGACCAtatggcaaaaaaaaaagacaaaatgtCTAGTTGAGCTCGATTTGAGATCacaatattataatttgataaagATTTGAGATCacaatattataatttgataaaaaaaaatcttaacaaGATAACTAGACGTGATATGATGATTTATTGTTAAGTCATcgaaatttgaatatatataattgtaatatataaatagaaaatatgaaaactcAATTAAAATAGACAGATAAAAAATGTGTGTATAGTAGAatgattttctctttttctcaatTAAAATGTCATTTCTACTTTTCAACATTTATCACCAATATCAAaagattatttaatttattgggGGAATGAGAattataccaaaaaaaattaaattttttttggggaaaTGAGAAATTAATTTCGATGGGATATTGGGAAGTGATATCTTTAATTagctagttttaattttaattaataataataaccagAAATCATAATCCCAATAAATTGGCACTTATTTCTCTGGTTCTGTCCAAtatataattaacaatattatGTGCATTCATTAATATGTTCTGTGGTAAACTCAAAGTATgtgtatattttattgttttcacTTTTCATGAGAATACAtattataaacttcaaaatttgaataattttttttttcaaaaataaagacaaaaatagTAGATGACAAGTACATACCTAAATGAACTTCATAGTCGcactataaatatataaattgatctAAACATTataactatatatttatataagttgatctaaacattataaatatataagatatgCTTTTTACCAAGATGTATACTATATGATTGTTGATTAGAGGTCTGTTTGGTTATGATCTTTATTGAAATTAGTTATGATACTAgcttatataattattaatcgTATGGTTATTACCGATCAACAACATACCGAGTAAGTGCATCTCATAAATGAAGTCTGGATAGAGTGATATCATGTGTGTATACAACGTTATCCTATCTTGTGAAAATAGAAAAGTTATTTCCGACAAACCTCTGACCCAGTTAAAGCACATCAAATATGGATAGAAAATACAGTAGTGAAGAAGTCATATTGAAAAcgaaaatggagaagaaaacaacaataacaacaaaatatataataatcgtttatattaaaataatgatGTCTCCGCGATCCTCAAATTTTGAATCTGCCTCTGTTAATGATTGGTCACGTGGTGTCAAAGTAAATCCAGTATTAAGACAAATGAAAAGATCATAAACTAATGAAACAATTGAAAGTTAAAAGAGAAGTTAATATTCAGTAGTCATATACAGtactgatatacatatacatttcgCGATGAATGTCATAAATATTTGGCACAAGTTATATTAGAAACGAAAACGCTCAAAGTTATGAAGTTTAATAACGAAACGATGTCACATTTTTAATCTGGTTTGTTCCCAAGTTTGAACGCGAAAACAACTTCTTCATCAGGTCTCTCATGGGTTCCGAAACAACTGGTGCAAACATTGCATCTGATATACTCAACATACCAGGATTCTGGCTGCTCAGCACTGAGTACACAGTGGCTAATTCAAACCCCGAATTCAAGTTATAATGTAGAAGTCCTCTGGGGACAATAAACACATCACCTTGTTTAAGAGTCTTTTGGAACACTTGGCTTTTCGTGTCGATAAATCCAGCAATCACCACTCCTTTGCCAACAAACATCATCTCGGAAGCTCGTGGATGAGCATGTGGCATTATCTGCGGAAACATAGTATAATAAGCAGCCAAAAGAACGTAAGTTCTAATGAAATGATTCACACAATTCAacaatatggtatcagagcaggtaaGAGGGGCGCATAGACACAATATCAGTAAGTAACTAAAAGAACAAAGTGTGCTCTTTCTAACCGCTTACACGTTTagataatcacacaattcaaaCAATATGGTACAGTAGCAGGCACGAGGGGCACATGGAGTTTAAACATTTAGACGAGATAATTGACATGATTCAACATTACCACGCCATCTACATCCAGGTCAGTCCTGGCAACAGATAACCCGAGAGTGTTGAGTCCTGCAAATTCTGCAGCAGTGACTAATGTTGTCGATGAACGTTGAAAGTTATCCGTGTCACCTTCCTTGCTCAAACCAGAGCTTTTGAAATCAGAAGCAGTAATTTGTGCTGGATTCTTGCATGGATAGCCGTTTATGAAGACGTTCTTACGCGTTGTATCGGTAGGACAAACATCATAGAGATTATCACTATCTTTTCCCCTGCATAGACAAATGTAAATTGAAAATGCTAAGAAGAAACTAATCTTCATTATCATTGTTATTGTTAATGTTAAGTTGTTTACATCTTTATTATatattccatatatataaatGCACAAATTAGTTCTTGATTGCATTAGTGTGAAGTAATAACCAAAAACTTGGAGTTCAATTCACTAAATCATTAAGAGAAGATGTCCAATAAT contains these protein-coding regions:
- the LOC107026039 gene encoding ABC transporter C family member 3 codes for the protein MEIANMLKGMSNFQSLRYVGVDESLLNPIFLRLFSSSIHVGLLFVILGLWVWKKMKKDDNGNNADNKQSIRNVRFMYYKQTLFCSIGLVIFSFFLCLLTHFYWYTSGWSEEKIVTFLDFASKFLAWLLISVFLNTKLVDSGENKYPFVLRVWWGIFFFVSCCCFVIDLVYGKKIQFWVPDVVFTVMGLFFCVVGLVVRKGSEGSILEEPLLNGSVVNGIESKKSSGDQTVTPYANANIFSLFTFSWMRPLISVGYKKTLDLEDVPQLHSDDSVRGTFPIFREKLESVGGGGGSSNRVTTLMLVKALIYTAWKEIVLSAFFVLLYTSASYVGPYLIDTLVQYLNGKRDFDNEGYILVATFFVAKLVESLAQRHWFFKVQQGGYRARAALVAKIYNKGLTLSCQSKQSHTSGEIINFMTVDAERIGDFGWYMHDPWMVIIQVGLALLILYKNLGLASIAAFVATVLVMLLNIPLGSLQEKFQEKLMESKDKRMKATSEVLRNMRILKLQAWEMKFLSRILDLRSIEAGWLKKYVYTSATTTFVFWVSPTFVSVAAFGAAMLMGIPLESGKILSALATFRILQEPIYNLPDTISMIAQTKVSLDRIASFLSLEDLQPDVIEKLPKGSSDVAVEIVDGNFAWDASSTTPLLKDVNLRVLNGMRVAICGTVGSGKSSLLSSILGEMPKLSGTIKLGGTKAYVAQTPWIQSGKIEENIIFGKEMQRDKYDEVLEACSLKKDLEILSFGDQTVIGERGINLSGGQKQRIQIARALYQDADVYLFDDPFSAVDAHTGTHLFTECIMGLLNSKTVLYVTHQVEFLPAADLILVMKDGNISQAGKYNDLLKIGSDFMELVGAHQEALTAIDTVKGEALKKSEESSGMTGDNTTVQDKQTSDGQNGKVDDIVGQKGQIVQEEEREKGSVGFSVYWKYITTAYGGALVPIVLLAQTGFQLLQIGSNYWMAWATPVSKNDPSPVGSSNLIIVYVALGIASALCIFARSMLLVTAGYKTASLLFHKMHHCIFRAPMSFFDATPSGRILNRASTDQSAIDLNVPFQVGSFAFTIIQLIGIIAVMSQVAWQVFIVFIPVIAICIWLEQYYIPAARELARLNGTCKAPVIQHFAETISGSSTIRSFDQESRFQDASMRLIDNYSRPKFHTAAAMEWLCMRLDMLSLITFAFALIFLISLPVGTIDPSVAGLAVTYGLNLNVLQAWVVWNLCMMENKIISVERILQYAGLPSEPPLIIESNRPDPNWPSRGEVEFNNLQVRYAPHMPLVLRGLTCTFFGGKKTGIVGRTGSGKSTLIQTLFRIVDPVAGQIKIDGTNISSIGLHDLRSRLSIIPQDPTMFEGTVRSNLDPLEEHSDDQIWEALDKCQLGDEVRKKEGKLYSTVSENGENWSVGQRQLVCLGRVLLKKSKVLVLDEATASVDTATDNLIQQTLRLHFTDSTVITIAHRITSVLDSDMVLLLEHGLIAEYDTPGKLLENESSLFAKLVAEYSMRSNSSFENASDT
- the LOC107025508 gene encoding germin-like protein subfamily 3 member 4 isoform X2, producing MIFWTKKCIHLNILFRKSIRGKDSDNLYDVCPTDTTRKNVFINGYPCKNPAQITASDFKSSGLSKEGDTDNFQRSSTTLVTAAEFAGLNTLGLSVARTDLDVDGVIMPHAHPRASEMMFVGKGVVIAGFIDTKSQVFQKTLKQGDVFIVPRGLLHYNLNSGFELATVYSVLSSQNPGMLSISDAMFAPVVSEPMRDLMKKLFSRSNLGTNQIKNVTSFRY
- the LOC107025508 gene encoding germin-like protein subfamily 3 member 4 isoform X1: MQSRTNLCIYIYGIYNKDVNNLTLTITMIMKISFFLAFSIYICLCRGKDSDNLYDVCPTDTTRKNVFINGYPCKNPAQITASDFKSSGLSKEGDTDNFQRSSTTLVTAAEFAGLNTLGLSVARTDLDVDGVIMPHAHPRASEMMFVGKGVVIAGFIDTKSQVFQKTLKQGDVFIVPRGLLHYNLNSGFELATVYSVLSSQNPGMLSISDAMFAPVVSEPMRDLMKKLFSRSNLGTNQIKNVTSFRY